A region of Rhodamnia argentea isolate NSW1041297 chromosome 9, ASM2092103v1, whole genome shotgun sequence DNA encodes the following proteins:
- the LOC115756662 gene encoding histidinol dehydrogenase, chloroplastic-like isoform X2 translates to MDRKLLHSCRSRSFQAFFSPVIKHRRQNCFIAGTFLRSRISCSMKRYKLSELTPAEVNSLKARPRIEFSKISSLVDPIVDEIHRRGDAAVKEYTARFDKVELEKIVENVSDLPDSELDAKVREAFDVAYDNIHAFHLAQKSPELSIENMKGVVCKRVARSIASVGLYVPGGTAVLPSTALMLAVPAQIAGCGTVVLATPPNQDGSICKEVLYCAKKAGVTHILKAGGAQAIAAMAWGTESCPKVEKIFGPGNQYVTAAKMILQNSEAMVAIDMPAGPSEVLVIADKYASPVHIAADLLSQAEHGPDSQVVLVIAGDGVDIQGIEKEIIKQCGSLPRGEFASKALSHSFTVLARDMAEAVSFSNLYAPEHLIINVKDAEKWESFIENAGSVFLGQWTPESVGHYASGTNHVLPTNGYARMYSGVSLYSFQKYMAVQSLTEEGLRNLGPYVAIMAEVEGLEAHNRELNLRLGDIEEK, encoded by the exons ATGGACAGAAAACTTCTCCACAGTTGCCGGAGCAGGTCTTTTCAAGCGTTCTTTTCGCCGGTTATCAAGCATCGGCGGCAAAATTGCTTCATAGCCGGTACTTTTCTAA GATCGAGAATAAGTTGTTCAATGAAGCGGTATAAGTTGTCGGAGCTTACTCCTGCCGAGGTCAATAGTCTAAAGGCCCGGCCGCGTATTGAATTCTCGAAAATCTCTAGCCTG GTCGATCCGATTGTTGATGAAATCCACAGGAGAGGCGATGCTGCAGTCAAAGA GTACACTGCGAGATTTGACAAAGTTGAGCTGGAGAAGATAGTTGAGAATGTGTCTGACCTTCCAGACTCAGAG CTTGATGCAAAAGTAAGAGAAGCATTTGATGTGGCCTATGATAATATACATGCCTTCCATTTGGCTCAAAAATCTCCTGAATTGAGTATCGAGAATATGAAA GGTGTTGTTTGTAAAAGGGTGGCCAGGAGCATTGCCTCCGTGGGCCTTTATGTTCCTGGAGGTACTGCAGTTCTACCATCAACAGCTCTTATGCTTGCAGTT CCTGCACAGATTGCTGGGTGTGGGACTGTTGTTCTTGCAACTCCCCCAAATCAGGATGGCAGCATTTGCAAG GAAGTACTATACTGTGCCAAGAAAGCTGGGGTGACTCACATCCTTAAAGCTGGAGGAGCACAG GCCATAGCTGCCATGGCATGGGGAACTGAATCCTGCCCGAAG gttgagaAGATATTTGGTCCCGGAAATCAGTATGTCACCGCGGCAAAAATGATTCTCCAA AACAGTGAAGCAATGGTTGCCATTGACATGCCTGCGGGTCCTTCAGAAGTTCTTGTCATTGCAGACAAGTATGCTAGTCCAGTCCACATAGCAGCTGATCTGCTATCCCAG GCTGAACATGGTCCTGACAGTCAAGTTGTTCTTGTCATAGCTGGAGATGGAGTGGATATACAGGGTATTGAGAAAGAAATAATCAAGCAGTGTGGGAGTCTTCCTCGGGGAGAGTTTGCTTCAAAAGCCCTGAGCCACAGCTTCACTGTGTTAGCTCGTGATATGGCTGAG GCAGTTTCCTTCTCAAATTTGTATGCCCCTGAGCATCTGATCATCAATGTAAAGGATGCTGAGAAGTGGGAGAGCTTTATTGAGAATGCAG GCTCTGTATTTTTAGGCCAGTGGACGCCAGAGAGTGTTGGACACTATGCCAGTGGGACAAATCATGTCCTTCCGACTAATGGGTATGCACGAATGTATAGCGGAGTGTCTCTCTACTCCTTTCAGAAGTACATGGCAGTTCAGTCTCTGACAGAGGAAGGGTTGAGAAACCTAGGCCCTTATGTGGCCATTATGGCCGAAGTCGAGGGATTGGAAGCCCACAACAGAGAGCTTAACCTTAGGCTTGGGGACATTGAAGAGAAGTAA
- the LOC115756662 gene encoding histidinol dehydrogenase, chloroplastic-like isoform X4 — MDRKLLHSCRSRSFQAFFSPVIKHRRQNCFIAGTFLRSRISCSMKRYKLSELTPAEVNSLKARPRIEFSKISSLVDPIVDEIHRRGDAAVKEYTARFDKVELEKIVENVSDLPDSELDAKVREAFDVAYDNIHAFHLAQKSPELSIENMKGVLCKRVARSIASVGLYVPGGTAVLPSTALMLAVPAQIAGCRTVVLATPPRQDGSICKEVLYCAKKAGVTHILKAGGAQAIAAMAWGTESCPKVEKIFGPGNQYVTAAKMILQNSEAMVAIDMPAGPSEVLVIADKYASPVHIAADLLSQAEHGPDSQVVLVIAGDGVDIQGIEKEIIKQCGSLPRGEFASKALSHSFTVLARDMAEAVSFSNLYAPEHLIINVKDAEKWESFIENAGSVFLGQWTPESVGHYASGTNHVLPTNGYARMYSGVSLYSFQKYMAVQSLTEEGLRNLGPYVAIMAEVEGLEAHNRELNLRLGDIEEK; from the exons ATGGACAGAAAACTTCTCCACAGTTGCCGGAGCAGGTCTTTTCAAGCGTTCTTTTCGCCGGTTATCAAGCATCGGCGGCAAAATTGCTTCATAGCCGGTACTTTTCTAA GATCGAGAATAAGTTGTTCAATGAAGCGGTATAAGTTGTCGGAGCTTACTCCTGCCGAGGTCAATAGTCTAAAGGCCCGGCCGCGTATTGAATTCTCGAAAATCTCTAGCCTG GTCGATCCGATTGTTGATGAAATCCACAGGAGAGGCGATGCTGCAGTCAAAGA GTACACTGCGAGATTTGACAAAGTTGAGCTGGAGAAGATAGTTGAGAATGTGTCTGACCTTCCAGACTCAGAG CTTGATGCAAAAGTAAGAGAAGCATTTGATGTGGCCTATGATAATATACATGCCTTCCATTTGGCTCAAAAATCTCCTGAATTGAGTATCGAGAATATGAAA GGTGTTTTATGTAAAAGGGTGGCTAGGAGCATTGCCTCCGTGGGCCTTTATGTTCCTGGAGGTACTGCAGTTCTACCTTCGACAGCACTTATGCTTGCAGTT CCTGCACAGATTGCTGGGTGTAGAACTGTTGTTCTTGCAACTCCCCCAAGACAGGATGGCAGCATTTGCAAG GAAGTACTATACTGTGCCAAGAAAGCTGGGGTGACTCACATCCTTAAAGCTGGAGGAGCACAG GCCATAGCTGCCATGGCATGGGGAACTGAATCCTGCCCGAAG gttgagaAGATATTTGGTCCCGGAAATCAGTATGTCACCGCGGCAAAAATGATTCTCCAA AACAGTGAAGCAATGGTTGCCATTGACATGCCTGCGGGTCCTTCAGAAGTTCTTGTCATTGCAGACAAGTATGCTAGTCCAGTCCACATAGCAGCTGATCTGCTATCCCAG GCTGAACATGGTCCTGACAGTCAAGTTGTTCTTGTCATAGCTGGAGATGGAGTGGATATACAGGGTATTGAGAAAGAAATAATCAAGCAGTGTGGGAGTCTTCCTCGGGGAGAGTTTGCTTCAAAAGCCCTGAGCCACAGCTTCACTGTGTTAGCTCGTGATATGGCTGAG GCAGTTTCCTTCTCAAATTTGTATGCCCCTGAGCATCTGATCATCAATGTAAAGGATGCTGAGAAGTGGGAGAGCTTTATTGAGAATGCAG GCTCTGTATTTTTAGGCCAGTGGACGCCAGAGAGTGTTGGACACTATGCCAGTGGGACAAATCATGTCCTTCCGACTAATGGGTATGCACGAATGTATAGCGGAGTGTCTCTCTACTCCTTTCAGAAGTACATGGCAGTTCAGTCTCTGACAGAGGAAGGGTTGAGAAACCTAGGCCCTTATGTGGCCATTATGGCCGAAGTCGAGGGATTGGAAGCCCACAACAGAGAGCTTAACCTTAGGCTTGGGGACATTGAAGAGAAGTAA
- the LOC115756662 gene encoding histidinol dehydrogenase, chloroplastic-like isoform X1: MDRKLLHSCRSRSFQAFFSPVIKHRRQNCFIAGTFLRSRISCSMKRYKLSELTPAEVNSLKARPRIEFSKISSLVDPIVDEIHRRGDAAVKEYTARFDKVELEKIVENVSDLPDSELDAKVREAFDVAYDNIHAFHLAQKSPELSIENMKGVLCKRVARSIGSVDLYVPGGTAVLPSTALMLAVPAQIAGCRTVVLATPPRQDGSICKEVLYCAKKAGVTHILKAGGAQAIAAMAWGTESCPKVEKIFGPGNQYVTAAKMILQNSEAMVAIDMPAGPSEVLVIADKYASPVHIAADLLSQAEHGPDSQVVLVIAGDGVDIQGIEKEIIKQCGSLPRGEFASKALSHSFTVLARDMAEAVSFSNLYAPEHLIINVKDAEKWESFIENAGSVFLGQWTPESVGHYASGTNHVLPTNGYARMYSGVSLYSFQKYMAVQSLTEEGLRNLGPYVAIMAEVEGLEAHNRELNLRLGDIEEK, translated from the exons ATGGACAGAAAACTTCTCCACAGTTGCCGGAGCAGGTCTTTTCAAGCGTTCTTTTCGCCGGTTATCAAGCATCGGCGGCAAAATTGCTTCATAGCCGGTACTTTTCTAA GATCGAGAATAAGTTGTTCAATGAAGCGGTATAAGTTGTCGGAGCTTACTCCTGCCGAGGTCAATAGTCTAAAGGCCCGGCCGCGTATTGAATTCTCGAAAATCTCTAGCCTG GTCGATCCGATTGTTGATGAAATCCACAGGAGAGGCGATGCTGCAGTCAAAGA GTACACTGCGAGATTTGACAAAGTTGAGCTGGAGAAGATAGTTGAGAATGTGTCTGACCTTCCAGACTCAGAG CTTGATGCAAAAGTAAGAGAAGCATTTGATGTGGCCTATGATAATATACATGCCTTCCATTTGGCTCAAAAATCTCCTGAATTGAGTATCGAGAATATGAAA GGTGTTTTATGTAAAAGGGTGGCTAGGAGCATTGGCTCCGTAGACCTTTATGTTCCTGGAG GTACTGCAGTTCTACCTTCGACAGCACTTATGCTTGCAGTT CCTGCACAGATTGCTGGGTGTAGAACTGTTGTTCTTGCAACTCCCCCAAGACAGGATGGCAGCATTTGCAAG GAAGTACTATACTGTGCCAAGAAAGCTGGGGTGACTCACATCCTTAAAGCTGGAGGAGCACAG GCCATAGCTGCCATGGCATGGGGAACTGAATCCTGCCCGAAG gttgagaAGATATTTGGTCCCGGAAATCAGTATGTCACCGCGGCAAAAATGATTCTCCAA AACAGTGAAGCAATGGTTGCCATTGACATGCCTGCGGGTCCTTCAGAAGTTCTTGTCATTGCAGACAAGTATGCTAGTCCAGTCCACATAGCAGCTGATCTGCTATCCCAG GCTGAACATGGTCCTGACAGTCAAGTTGTTCTTGTCATAGCTGGAGATGGAGTGGATATACAGGGTATTGAGAAAGAAATAATCAAGCAGTGTGGGAGTCTTCCTCGGGGAGAGTTTGCTTCAAAAGCCCTGAGCCACAGCTTCACTGTGTTAGCTCGTGATATGGCTGAG GCAGTTTCCTTCTCAAATTTGTATGCCCCTGAGCATCTGATCATCAATGTAAAGGATGCTGAGAAGTGGGAGAGCTTTATTGAGAATGCAG GCTCTGTATTTTTAGGCCAGTGGACGCCAGAGAGTGTTGGACACTATGCCAGTGGGACAAATCATGTCCTTCCGACTAATGGGTATGCACGAATGTATAGCGGAGTGTCTCTCTACTCCTTTCAGAAGTACATGGCAGTTCAGTCTCTGACAGAGGAAGGGTTGAGAAACCTAGGCCCTTATGTGGCCATTATGGCCGAAGTCGAGGGATTGGAAGCCCACAACAGAGAGCTTAACCTTAGGCTTGGGGACATTGAAGAGAAGTAA
- the LOC115756662 gene encoding histidinol dehydrogenase, chloroplastic-like isoform X8 produces the protein MDRKLLHSCRSRSFQAFFSPVIKHRRQNCFIAGTFLRSRISCSMKRYKLSELTPAEVNSLKARPRIEFSKISSLVDPIVDEIHRRGDAAVKEYTARFDKVELEKIVENVSDLPDSELDAKVREAFDVAYDNIHAFHLAQKSPELSIENMKGVLCKRVARSIGSVDLYVPGGTAVLPSTALMLAVPAQIAGCRTVVLATPPRQDGSICKEVLYCAKKAGVTHILKAGGAQAIAAMAWGTESCPKNSEAMVSIDMPAGPSEVLVIADKYASPVHIAADLLSQAEHGPDSQVVLVIAGDGVNIKAIEEEIIKQCGSLPRGEFASKALSRSFIVFARDMVEAVSFSNLYAPEHLIINVKDAEKWESLIENAGSVFLGQWTPESVGDYASGTNHVLPTYGYARMYGGVSLDSFQKYMTFQCLTKEGLRSLGPHVAVMAEVEGLEAHKRSVTLRLEDIEEK, from the exons ATGGACAGAAAACTTCTCCACAGTTGCCGGAGCAGGTCTTTTCAAGCGTTCTTTTCGCCGGTTATCAAGCATCGGCGGCAAAATTGCTTCATAGCCGGTACTTTTCTAA GATCGAGAATAAGTTGTTCAATGAAGCGGTATAAGTTGTCGGAGCTTACTCCTGCCGAGGTCAATAGTCTAAAGGCCCGGCCGCGTATTGAATTCTCGAAAATCTCTAGCCTG GTCGATCCGATTGTTGATGAAATCCACAGGAGAGGCGATGCTGCAGTCAAAGA GTACACTGCGAGATTTGACAAAGTTGAGCTGGAGAAGATAGTTGAGAATGTGTCTGACCTTCCAGACTCAGAG CTTGATGCAAAAGTAAGAGAAGCATTTGATGTGGCCTATGATAATATACATGCCTTCCATTTGGCTCAAAAATCTCCTGAATTGAGTATCGAGAATATGAAA GGTGTTTTATGTAAAAGGGTGGCTAGGAGCATTGGCTCCGTAGACCTTTATGTTCCTGGAG GTACTGCAGTTCTACCTTCGACAGCACTTATGCTTGCAGTT CCTGCACAGATTGCTGGGTGTAGAACTGTTGTTCTTGCAACTCCCCCAAGACAGGATGGCAGCATTTGCAAG GAAGTACTATACTGTGCCAAGAAAGCTGGTGTGACTCACATCCTCAAAGCTGGAGGAGCACAG GCCATAGCTGCCATGGCATGGGGAACTGAATCCTGCCCAAAG AACAGTGAAGCAATGGTTTCCATTGACATGCCTGCGGGTCCTTCGGAAGTTCTTGTCATTGCAGACAAGTATGCTAGTCCAGTCCACATAGCTGCTGATCTGCTATCCCAG GCTGAACATGGTCCTGATAGTCAAGTGGTTCTTGTCATAGCTGGGGATGGAGTGAATATAAAGGCTATTGAGGAAGAAATAATCAAGCAGTGTGGGAGTCTTCCTAGGGGAGAGTTTGCTTCAAAGGCTCTGAGCCGTAGCTTCATTGTATTTGCTCGTGATATGGTTGAG GCAGTTTCCTTCTCAAATTTGTATGCCCCTGAGCATCTGATCATCAATGTAAAGGATGCTGAGAAGTGGGAGAGCTTGATTGAGAATGCAG GCTCTGTATTTTTAGGCCAGTGGACGCCAGAGAGTGTTGGAGACTATGCCAGCGGGACAAATCATGTCCTTCCAACTTATGGGTATGCACGAATGTATGGTGGAGTGTCTCTCGACTCCTTTCAGAAGTACATGACATTTCAGTGTCTGACAAAGGAAGGGTTGAGAAGCCTAGGCCCTCATGTGGCCGTTATGGCCGAAGTAGAGGGATTGGAGGCCCACAAGAGATCTGTTACCCTTAGGCTTGAGGACATTGAAGAGAAGTAA
- the LOC115756662 gene encoding histidinol dehydrogenase, chloroplastic-like isoform X10: MDRKLLHSCRSRSFQAFFSPVIKHRRQNCFIAGTFLRSRISCSMKRYKLSELTPAEVNSLKARPRIEFSKISSLVDPIVDEIHRRGDAAVKEYTARFDKVELEKIVENVSDLPDSELDAKVREAFDVAYDNIHAFHLAQKSPELSIENMKGVLCKRVARSIGSVDLYVPGGTAVLPSTALMLAVPAQIAGCRTVVLATPPRQDGSICKEVLYCAKKAGVTHILKAGGAQAIAAMAWGTESCPKVEKIFGPGNQFVTAAKMILQNSEAMVSIDMPAGPSEVLVIADKYASPVHIAADLLSQAVSFSNLYAPEHLIINVKDAEKWESLIENAGSVFLGQWTPESVGDYASGTNHVLPTYGYARMYGGVSLDSFQKYMTFQCLTKEGLRSLGPHVAVMAEVEGLEAHKRSVTLRLEDIEEK; this comes from the exons ATGGACAGAAAACTTCTCCACAGTTGCCGGAGCAGGTCTTTTCAAGCGTTCTTTTCGCCGGTTATCAAGCATCGGCGGCAAAATTGCTTCATAGCCGGTACTTTTCTAA GATCGAGAATAAGTTGTTCAATGAAGCGGTATAAGTTGTCGGAGCTTACTCCTGCCGAGGTCAATAGTCTAAAGGCCCGGCCGCGTATTGAATTCTCGAAAATCTCTAGCCTG GTCGATCCGATTGTTGATGAAATCCACAGGAGAGGCGATGCTGCAGTCAAAGA GTACACTGCGAGATTTGACAAAGTTGAGCTGGAGAAGATAGTTGAGAATGTGTCTGACCTTCCAGACTCAGAG CTTGATGCAAAAGTAAGAGAAGCATTTGATGTGGCCTATGATAATATACATGCCTTCCATTTGGCTCAAAAATCTCCTGAATTGAGTATCGAGAATATGAAA GGTGTTTTATGTAAAAGGGTGGCTAGGAGCATTGGCTCCGTAGACCTTTATGTTCCTGGAG GTACTGCAGTTCTACCTTCGACAGCACTTATGCTTGCAGTT CCTGCACAGATTGCTGGGTGTAGAACTGTTGTTCTTGCAACTCCCCCAAGACAGGATGGCAGCATTTGCAAG GAAGTACTATACTGTGCCAAGAAAGCTGGTGTGACTCACATCCTCAAAGCTGGAGGAGCACAG GCCATAGCTGCCATGGCATGGGGAACTGAATCCTGCCCAAAG gttgagaAGATATTTGGTCCCGGAAATCAATTTGTCACTGCAGCAAAAATGATTCTCCAA AACAGTGAAGCAATGGTTTCCATTGACATGCCTGCGGGTCCTTCGGAAGTTCTTGTCATTGCAGACAAGTATGCTAGTCCAGTCCACATAGCTGCTGATCTGCTATCCCAG GCAGTTTCCTTCTCAAATTTGTATGCCCCTGAGCATCTGATCATCAATGTAAAGGATGCTGAGAAGTGGGAGAGCTTGATTGAGAATGCAG GCTCTGTATTTTTAGGCCAGTGGACGCCAGAGAGTGTTGGAGACTATGCCAGCGGGACAAATCATGTCCTTCCAACTTATGGGTATGCACGAATGTATGGTGGAGTGTCTCTCGACTCCTTTCAGAAGTACATGACATTTCAGTGTCTGACAAAGGAAGGGTTGAGAAGCCTAGGCCCTCATGTGGCCGTTATGGCCGAAGTAGAGGGATTGGAGGCCCACAAGAGATCTGTTACCCTTAGGCTTGAGGACATTGAAGAGAAGTAA
- the LOC115756662 gene encoding histidinol dehydrogenase, chloroplastic-like isoform X5 — protein sequence MDRKLLHSCRSRSFQAFFSPVIKHRRQNCFIAGTFLRSRISCSMKRYKLSELTPAEVNSLKARPRIEFSKISSLVDPIVDEIHRRGDAAVKEYTARFDKVELEKIVENVSDLPDSELDAKVREAFDVAYDNIHAFHLAQKSPELSIENMKGVLCKRVARSIGSVDLYVPGGTAVLPSTALMLAVPAQIAGCRTVVLATPPRQDGSICKEVLYCAKKAGVTHILKAGGAQAIAAMAWGTESCPKVEKIFGPGNQFVTAAKMILQNSEAMVSIDMPAGPSEVLVIADKYASPVHIAADLLSQAEHGPDSQVVLVIAGDGVNIKAIEEEIIKQCGSLPRGEFASKALSRSFIVFARDMVEAVSFSNLYAPEHLIINVKDAEKWESLIENAGSVFLGQWTPESVGDYASGTNHVLPTYGYARMYGGVSLDSFQKYMTFQCLTKEGLRSLGPHVAVMAEVEGLEAHKRSVTLRLEDIEEK from the exons ATGGACAGAAAACTTCTCCACAGTTGCCGGAGCAGGTCTTTTCAAGCGTTCTTTTCGCCGGTTATCAAGCATCGGCGGCAAAATTGCTTCATAGCCGGTACTTTTCTAA GATCGAGAATAAGTTGTTCAATGAAGCGGTATAAGTTGTCGGAGCTTACTCCTGCCGAGGTCAATAGTCTAAAGGCCCGGCCGCGTATTGAATTCTCGAAAATCTCTAGCCTG GTCGATCCGATTGTTGATGAAATCCACAGGAGAGGCGATGCTGCAGTCAAAGA GTACACTGCGAGATTTGACAAAGTTGAGCTGGAGAAGATAGTTGAGAATGTGTCTGACCTTCCAGACTCAGAG CTTGATGCAAAAGTAAGAGAAGCATTTGATGTGGCCTATGATAATATACATGCCTTCCATTTGGCTCAAAAATCTCCTGAATTGAGTATCGAGAATATGAAA GGTGTTTTATGTAAAAGGGTGGCTAGGAGCATTGGCTCCGTAGACCTTTATGTTCCTGGAG GTACTGCAGTTCTACCTTCGACAGCACTTATGCTTGCAGTT CCTGCACAGATTGCTGGGTGTAGAACTGTTGTTCTTGCAACTCCCCCAAGACAGGATGGCAGCATTTGCAAG GAAGTACTATACTGTGCCAAGAAAGCTGGTGTGACTCACATCCTCAAAGCTGGAGGAGCACAG GCCATAGCTGCCATGGCATGGGGAACTGAATCCTGCCCAAAG gttgagaAGATATTTGGTCCCGGAAATCAATTTGTCACTGCAGCAAAAATGATTCTCCAA AACAGTGAAGCAATGGTTTCCATTGACATGCCTGCGGGTCCTTCGGAAGTTCTTGTCATTGCAGACAAGTATGCTAGTCCAGTCCACATAGCTGCTGATCTGCTATCCCAG GCTGAACATGGTCCTGATAGTCAAGTGGTTCTTGTCATAGCTGGGGATGGAGTGAATATAAAGGCTATTGAGGAAGAAATAATCAAGCAGTGTGGGAGTCTTCCTAGGGGAGAGTTTGCTTCAAAGGCTCTGAGCCGTAGCTTCATTGTATTTGCTCGTGATATGGTTGAG GCAGTTTCCTTCTCAAATTTGTATGCCCCTGAGCATCTGATCATCAATGTAAAGGATGCTGAGAAGTGGGAGAGCTTGATTGAGAATGCAG GCTCTGTATTTTTAGGCCAGTGGACGCCAGAGAGTGTTGGAGACTATGCCAGCGGGACAAATCATGTCCTTCCAACTTATGGGTATGCACGAATGTATGGTGGAGTGTCTCTCGACTCCTTTCAGAAGTACATGACATTTCAGTGTCTGACAAAGGAAGGGTTGAGAAGCCTAGGCCCTCATGTGGCCGTTATGGCCGAAGTAGAGGGATTGGAGGCCCACAAGAGATCTGTTACCCTTAGGCTTGAGGACATTGAAGAGAAGTAA
- the LOC125316450 gene encoding uncharacterized protein LOC125316450: MIIYISCKNESPDDSYVLRRSASVLISLSAISVGVPRQSEGQQGKPALPPPGRQRSGPPGRALLASAAGLKRRSLVLQSSSRGGGFGGHCRTSFPQKMPCGSSERRSEKGRESTIDEIEDVVVIGARGRRRRRGCGGVVVGEGEVAERERVSVVVVEGNLRRIGVDGLFLPRWSDEFGGFSERKRGEGSVIVFWLERERERERERGRSERRWRGGMSDL; encoded by the exons atgatcatttatattTCGTGTAAAAATGAATCGCCGGACGACAGTTACGTGTTACGTCGCTCTGCCTCGGTCCTCATCTCTCTCAGTGCCATCTCCGTCGGAGTACCTCGCCAATCCGAAGGCCAACAGGGGAAACCGGCACTTCCCCCTCCGGGTCGTCAGCGATCGGGCCCTCCTGGTCGTGCTCTTTTGGCTTCCGCGGCCGGTCTGAAGCGGCGATCTCTTGTTCTCCAGAGCAGCAGTAGGGGAGGAGGATTTGGAGGCCATTGTCGGACGAGCTTCCCGCAGAAGATGCCATGCGGATCGTCGGAGCGGAGGTCGGAGAAGGGACGAGAGTCCACAATCGACGAGATCGAAGATGTCGTCGTTATAGGAGCacgaggacgacgacgacgacggggATGTGGAGGCGTCGTCGTCGGCGAAGGAGAGGTTGCAGAGCGAGAGCGCGtctccgtcgtcgtcgtcgaagGGAACTTGCGCCGGATCGGTGTCGACGGGCTCTTCCTTCCGCGGTGGTCGGACGAATTTG GCGGattttcagaaagaaaaaggggagaggGAAGTGTGATTGTTTTttggttggagagagagagagagagagagagagaaaggggaagGAGCGAGAGAAGATGGAGGGGGGGGATGTCTGATTTATAG